TGTAAAGGTAATACTGAAGGTTGCCATCTCCAATTCCAAACTTGAGCTTTTCCAAGAAAGTCTTATTCTCCATTAAATCCAGAGCATTAAAAACATCAAAGCCTTTCTGTAACAGAAACAAAGACATCCAAAAAAGGTGCTAGACTGTTATGAAAAGAATTACTACTTACATTAGAACAAAGAACCTGCCACTTTAGCACACTGAATACTGTTTATGCAGTCTTAACCATTACAACTCAGACACTACGTCTCTTTATATTTAGCTACATTTAGGTGGCCCCACTGCAGACATGGTTATGCTATCCTAGGGTTTGTCATGTGATGTTGCTTTTGTTCTCACTTTATTTGGGACTGAATTTCTGGTTTTGCTGCTCGTAACTAGAGGTGAAATATGGCTAAAATTACTCATCTTACTttggaagagagaaaaagttgCCTCAGCTCTTTATGCAACACTATGGATCCCATAGTgttgcataaagaggagaaaactgTCATTATAGGAAGGTAAgacatcagctaattaataCAGATGTGAACAATGCAGgcctttagagaactttagctAATGTTAACAGCTGAGAGGTAAACAGCCgtccccctaacggagctgcagaTCCCCGCAataactttactctctgtttctggagatttaaatgacgtttgaatggagaaacatagacgttaaatatcagactgaatgttgtgGCTTGGAAAACTTGACTTTGTAAGTTTGTTggtagttcagagttcagctccagtcctgaaacccctgcactgcataactgtggtttcctggttaaaatacctgatattatTAGATAATTAATCCCTTTttgagctgaatgaggtgtgaacagcagaaacaaacactaaactatacagtgcagcggctccaaacctggagtttaaaaacacagaattaAAGGTCCGTGTGTCTCTTGGCTTCTGTCACATCTTGCTGGTGAatcattcacacagcacagcaaatcGTGCAGCACCTGATTAAGGTGCTCAAATTGGTAGCGACTATTCAATGTGACGTCACGTGAAACGTGAGAACAATCTACGTAGAGAAGCATAAGACAACAGAATGGGACGCTCTGTAAGACTGGGTTTCAATCTTGCATCACTACGTTTATCACTATATCACTATCAACCCTATATCACTATGTTTTTGGTAAAGGATGCTGTACAAAGTTAGTCCACGTTCATACATTCTAAACATAACCCAACCCTTATGAAGGTCAAATCTGTTCTATGGCATGGACGTCGTACCAGTTTTGCAAGTATAAGTGCATCGTTCATCAGATCCATCAGCGGCGTCTGTGTGTGCACATTGTAAAAAGAGTATGCTGCCTTCAGGCTCTTGTGCAGCGGATGGTGCATCACTGTGGATGGTAGGGTGTAGAAACTGGTGAAGTCAGTCAACATACCATCGGCACCCTGATGAAGAAAAGGACAAGGGAGATGTAAGCAGAAGTAACCAGCTCTGGGACTCTCTTTGCCAGAGGTTTACACGAATGATCACTGAACTGAATAATAGTCACGTGGCAAAGACTGTGTTGGGCAGTTCACCACTATAACTGCATATTATGGATTGTTCTGCTGTTATGCTGCTAAATTTTCTGAACAAGACGCAGATCAGAGCAGCAGTACAGCTGTGTAAAGTGAGGACTGACAGTGTTGCCACCATAGTCATCCTATCTGTGCATATGGGCATAGAAGTATGCCATGTACCTCCACTACATATGTGTCTATGATATTCTCCTGTGGTAAAAACCAATGCTGGACCTCCTCCTCTCCCATGACGGGTCGCAAGTGAAATTGACTGAGGTACTTCTGCAGCAGCGCTGTCACCTGCTTTACATCACCAGTCACCATTTGCCTCAACCCAGGGGTACGCGTACTCTAGAGAGATAAACAAAGAGCAGCAAAGCCTGTGAGAAAAGCATGAAAACCAGATtgtgcaaattcttttcaataATCGAAAAAAGCCTAAAAAATAACCCAAAGTTCAGATTTCTAAAGGATTACATTACAACACTGTTCAGCAGCAAAACTAATCTATTCAGATTTGGCATTGCAACTAGTTCACCATAAACATGGATGCCATTCTTTCTACTGACAGTGTGACTAGAATCCACTGTACTAGAATCATCTAGCCTTGCAGATAGAGGCTCCTGGACACCAGCTGATACagagtttgtgttagccatttTCTAGCCCTTCATTAATGGtgtgtttctgaccacagaactgctAGGTGAGAGCAGAAATGTGGAACCATCAGTGGCTCCAAGGACTGAGCTGAGATTCAGTGCCTATTTAACACTGAATACTAAGATGGTTGCAACTACTGGACTTTGTCCATTACCCTCAGGATACCTGCACTGCAAGACAGATGACAAATCTTAGTTTAAAAGCTATTGGAGTTTTGTTCAAAGGGTTTAGTATCAAGTAAGCGAAATGACTTCTTTGCCAACAGACATACTACTCTGCTTAATGCAGGCccgtttttgtttttctattgtAGCACTATTTTGTCATCAgataaaaaaatagaacaaCGATCCGTGGTTGCTCAGTTTGCCTGTCAGTCtgcatgtcagtcaaacagccccttcctgtcaaGGTAGGAGGTTCTCAGTCACACTAGCTGCGTTCCAAAGCCGAGGTAGTGCAGGTCCTcagtaggactgtcctatgaagactcctcCTTAGCAGCCTATACACATACATCCCCACCCTCGAGGACCTATAAGGGACCGTCAGCACATGAAGATGACAAGCGCATGCTCAGAATCTTTCCTGCTTAACAAATCTGAACACATCTAAAACCCACTTCAGAAAGGTCAGCAAGGTATCACTTACATCAGATAACCTGTAGAGTTTCATGGTTCTTTGTAGTGTCATGTTTCTGCTGAgatgggaaaatttcacctcaaCAAGCTTCCTGGGATTTAGAGAGCGATGCCAATACCTACAAAAACGTTGATCCagtgcaaaataaaacatgttaaaaacatTGACGCTGTTTCCCCTCTAGCATCTGTTAGTTCGCTGGGTGAGATGTTATGTCAAGGCTGTGTGTCTTACCTGCATGTGGACACAGGTTTGGGCAGTACCACCCCAGCAGTATACACGGCCTGGAATATGCCCTCCAGGTTAACCCTTCGTGTAATTTCTCGGATCAGAACCGGAGCAACACGCTTGGAGCGCAACTTTTTGTGCACACATAGGAAGTTGATCTCCACCATCTTCTTTAACCTGACagcaagagaaaataaaaaaaaatggtaagAGTGGAAGACACACAACACAATTCTAGATTGAAATATCATCCAGCATCTTTCAAGCTACCCAGATTTAGTTTGTCCAGCTGGGCGCTTTCAGCCATGTTATTACAATGTATTACATTGTATAATATGTTGATAAAACAGTGGCATCAATTAAAAATCTCAAGTTATAGCCAGTAATTTATTAAAATCTatgtaacaaacacatcagcacaaactgaTCTATTGAGCTAAAAATGGTCTAAAGGAACAGGTGGCTTTAGCAAAGTACCACAGAGAAGTAGAGCACAACTAAATGAAACCATAAGATTTGCAGAAACTTTGACTTTGAATGTTAAGGCATTATAATTCTGGCACACGACTGAAACTCACGTGTCGTAGATGTGAATATCTGCAGGAATGGCGCTGATGAAGCCCACTAGTTTCTTATTGGATGAGACCCTCACCCCACAGTGCCATTGGGGCAGCCAGCCAGGTGGACGCAACGCCCTTACAGAGACAGGTGAGACACAGGAAACAGAATTTCAGCTGTTAAGGAATATCATTGCCACATCAAACCCCACCTGCGTGTATATGACAGATACACACCGGTCAATCTGCTGAAAATGACTCCATCACTATATTAGTATCACATGCTTCTGAAATTGACTTTCTGCTTGATGTTGTGACCAATGAGGGACACAATATCTATTAATAGTGCAAAACTACACAAGCAGCTGAAAACTAGACAAGACAAAATGATGAAACAGGAATTATAAAGAGATCAATGCTTATTTAACCCAAAGCCCACTTCATTGTAGAAGCCCATTATTCTTGTTTTACATAGAGTACTTAGACATCTATCCAATGCCTTCTTACCTCTcaaacagaaacaaagcagAAGTTGATAttaaagacaaagaaaaggaCTTAGGCCAGGGTtacactacacaacttttaCCCCGATTTTAGCCTCGATTCTGGGTCTGGCCGAGTCTGTGCTGGTCGGCTccagtctgcagatttttgggtcagtccAAGTCGACAGCTGGAGAGTCAAGTCATGTTTGAGGGGCGCATCCTCCTGATCGCATTTCAGACCAGTCTGAGTtgatcaaacatgtttgatttttttgagtGAAATCTAGTGCAAACTGATAAACGACTCAATCTGAACGGATTCctacaaacagccaatgagaacTGCGGGTGAAGACAATACGcatgtaaagaaagaaaaatgccaaaaatcaaTCACGTGTGGAGCAAAGCGaatgatcacatttttaaatccatgattCTCACTTAACCATGTTTACCTGCTGGTTCTTTGCTGTATCAGcgcaaacagcagagaaaacagcagcagcagctgcacgTTCATTTATTTGGGTCTCTTAGTAACAGAAGAATGCAAGAGCTTGCtagagttcactgagctccgtTAGGTTCAGCAACAGCTTAAAAGTCTAGTAGTGTGTGATCCCTAATTATTTAGTGTCTGATCCCTGACATTTCAGTCCAAAAATATCTGCAAAAAACAGTCGGAAAGTGTGAAATACGCAGTCATTTATAATCTGTTCAGACGTTAAAAGTCGTGTAGTGAACCCAAAGCTTTAGATGTGCTATGCTGAACCACATTTCTCTTACCATTTGAGAAAGTCAGGAGAgtagtcaaatctaaacatgtTGTCATCATCTTCAACATAATTCTCATTCAGCAATGTGTACAGCTCCTTCAGCTGCAAGAGGGGTGGGAGGAGAACacatgagaagagaaaaaaaaaaagatgtttccataaaaaaatgatcaaagtgcAGAAATACGtctatttattatgtatttaaacATGCACTTAATTTATAAATAGATGCATGTACATTTACGGATCATCATACTGAATTGGTTCAAAATACATTTCGGACACTTAAATGACTTAAAGTAAAAAGAAGTTGCCCTGTCCCTGAATTATGTTTATTacactaaaataaatgattaaacttTACCAAATACTTTGGTattgactgtttcagtggtgacaattTTAGCCAATTTTATGCAGAACTCAAAAACTCTtgagtacatgactagcaaacacagttttaaaaagctgtacacatataaaaacaaaatatttttcattaaaacacaagaaaTGGACTGCAGAAAATGAGTCTTGATAATGACCATTCTTACTGTTACACACCGCAGGGGTACGGCTTAAATGAGGCGCTGCCTATTAACTAATTCAAAAGAATGGCCCTTTATAAAACCATGAATCATTtgcatacacatttacatatgataTTACCACCCACTAACAAAAGAGCAGACAAAAGCAGATGATACATGAACTGCTCTTAATCATAAATACATGTATGCTTACCACTTCAGCATTGCTGAGATCCAGCGTGTCCCACATAAAGCCTTGTGGGAGGGAATATGGCTCCTGTCTGACGTTCTCCTTATCCGGCTCAATTGGCCCATGAGTAGTAACCACTTCATctgtaaagaaacaaaataactgCTTAGTGGACTGATACAGCACAGGGTTTGAGCAGTTTTCAAATTAGCAGACCAAATAAAGTAGTTAAATTAGTAATTCTAGTATTAAAAGGAAAAGCTCATTTTAATCTTTAACCTAACTTTGTTTTCTAACATAGTATAAAGCTACAAAGCTGAAAACATTTCCTCTTCAGACTCACCTGGAACACTGCCACAGGTTTCAATAGGACATTACTGTGAAACTGCAAACTATAACTGAGTGAGTATCCAGTGTgaatcagtctgaacagatcagctcctaaactcaCTCGCATCCGCAACAGAACAGTCGCATTGCCTCATATCGGATAAGTACTGAATTTCCGCACCACATATTAAAGTCTTTTTGCTGTTCCCActgtcacacagacacacgcctGTGCCacatataaagaaaaagatCGAAtgtgggccacttttacctgctgtgtgaacaaagccttacTTCCAATTGTTTTCAATGAGAGAgatttattgtgataaattcagCAATGAGCAGCTCGCGTATTATATGTCCTGCATAGTTTTCTTTTGTGAGGAGTGCTTCAGGCACCATTTAGCTGAACAACATTCAATTCCAAGTTGTCAAGCAGCCACAGGTATTTTTTGACACCGACCAGCCAGACCAAATGTAAGCAGGTCTTTAGTGAGTTTTCAGTAGTTTTGGTCCATACTCAGTATTCAGCAACACTACCCTGACATAAACAATAAGCACCCTTTTAAAGTTTAGCTTGCTTTTGCTAGAACCTCACTTGCAAGGGGAAGTGCAAAAGTTTTCAACCAAACATACATACTGAAATGCTACCAGCAGCTGTGCCAGGAGCAGCGCTGAAAAAAGCAGAGCGAGCGGCAAAGAAAAATGACCGTGCAGAAAACCTACAATACAACACTAAGTCCCCTTAAAGTGTAACTCACTAAGCTTTGGGACAGGCTGGGTATCCCAGAACTGGTACTTGTGCTTAGTGGCCTCATCTATGCTCTTGGCAGGTCCTTGACAGGTGGACAGCAGCTCCATCGCTCTCTGAATGTCCTGTAGCTTCTGCATGGGAATGGCTGGATTCTGAGGAGAAAGATGTCAATATATTTGCATGTATGCAATAGTGACATTACAGagttaacatcaaaccactctgtcaCAAAAGAGTGCATAAAACTAGCACAAACAATCTCGCAGACATTATTAAAACGTTTGGGGTCATTCCATGAAAAGAGTGCCATCTGAATCAAATGACAAATTTTACTGCAAGTGAAAAAGGTGTTTTAATTCATAGTTTTAAGAAAACAGGCATTTTATGGCTGTACAGACAGTACGGAAGGCAAATccaacaaaaaagaaattaaaattaaaataataaaatgtaaatgcaaaactttttgccatttcttttatCAAACATCTGCgtaaatatcctgccaaaattgaaaatgaaatgcttaTATTTGCGATTTTTCATATAAGCATGAgtcatttgtgacaaaaataaaaatacatttcttttctCTATTAGCTTTTCCTTTTTACATATGGTTATGAAATACAAGAATAATGACTCAAATGAAATGTCAAATaactgttttaaatgtatttatttttaaacgaCTCGTGCttatataaaaaattaaaccGCAATTGTAatcatttaatttctttttcaattttggcaggatacaTGAAAGAATGGTAAAAATGGGTTTGCATTTACATCTTTTaagctggatttgcctcccatacagACAGCCACTGATGTTCTAACTCAAATATTACTAAATGAAAGCCAAATTAACATCAAATCTGTGCCCACATTAACACAAAATAGattaactgaataaaaaaatgaataaaatcacaataaatCATCTGCGTTAAATTTTGATCTTCACCTATCACACCAACATAGTGATCAGGcattggtggactgttctcagtccagcagtgacactaaggtgtttaaaaacagcagcactgctgtatctgatccactcagaccagcgcaacacacccaaccacaccaccaccacgtcagtgttacggcagtgctgggaatgatccaccacccaaatagtacctgctctgtgagggtccatgggggtcccgaccactgaaga
This portion of the Pygocentrus nattereri isolate fPygNat1 chromosome 24, fPygNat1.pri, whole genome shotgun sequence genome encodes:
- the nmt2 gene encoding glycylpeptide N-tetradecanoyltransferase 2, with protein sequence MLAQSEPEPLSPSVMAEDSESAASQQSLELDDQDTCGIDGDNEEENEHMQGSPGGDLGAKKKKKKQKRKKEKPSSGGTKSDSASDSQEIKNPAIPMQKLQDIQRAMELLSTCQGPAKSIDEATKHKYQFWDTQPVPKLNEVVTTHGPIEPDKENVRQEPYSLPQGFMWDTLDLSNAEVLKELYTLLNENYVEDDDNMFRFDYSPDFLKWALRPPGWLPQWHCGVRVSSNKKLVGFISAIPADIHIYDTLKKMVEINFLCVHKKLRSKRVAPVLIREITRRVNLEGIFQAVYTAGVVLPKPVSTCRYWHRSLNPRKLVEVKFSHLSRNMTLQRTMKLYRLSDSTRTPGLRQMVTGDVKQVTALLQKYLSQFHLRPVMGEEEVQHWFLPQENIIDTYVVEGADGMLTDFTSFYTLPSTVMHHPLHKSLKAAYSFYNVHTQTPLMDLMNDALILAKLKGFDVFNALDLMENKTFLEKLKFGIGDGNLQYYLYNWKCPPMDPEKVGLVLQ